In one Paramisgurnus dabryanus chromosome 21, PD_genome_1.1, whole genome shotgun sequence genomic region, the following are encoded:
- the LOC135772964 gene encoding inactive serine protease 35, which translates to MAHPLHLLFGVNTLSVILSLVCIGDSSTKYGEDCELMQIKIPMIQDQSTVRLQSPEFTANDFGKPVVMCGVECQKNLPELKPTELQRLLSYETMYENGTRTFTKIKLDGVTVVKNTSSFVFCKQGHSKRRKRQVYGMDGRFVITDKHFTTNYPFSASVKLSTGCSGILVSPKHVLTAAHCVHDGQDYLKGSRSLRVGIMKLSSKRRRGRQRGGKRRGEKIKNGGVGNTEGDVATEEPLVKKGKEHRRKNRIRRDTNRSKLTETDSKQPSLRWTRVKVTQVPAGWINRVRNEVAVDYDYALLELKRPHKTRYMELGIVPAVKYIPAGRIHFSGFDNDQSGKVVYRFCSVLEESNDLLYQYCDATKGSSGAGVYVRLQEPNRKRGEKGKWKRKVIGVFSGHQWVDVNGTQKDYNVAVRITPPKYAQICNWIHGDGSQCKLV; encoded by the coding sequence ATGGCACACCCTCTGCATCTCCTGTTTGGTGTAAATACATTGTCTGTGATTTTATCACTGGTCTGTATCGGTGATTCTAGCACAAAATATGGAGAAGACTGTGAATTGATGCAGATAAAGATCCCAATGATCCAGGACCAAAGCACAGTGAGACTTCAGAGCCCAGAATTCACTGCTAATGATTTCGGCAAGCCGGTAGTAATGTGTGGGGTTGAGtgccaaaaaaatctgccagagCTGAAGCCCACTGAGCTGCAAAGACTACTCTCATATGAAACAATGTACGAGAACGGAACGCGCACCTTCACAAAAATCAAACTGGATGGGGTCACTGTTGTTAAAAACACGTCGTCTTTTGTTTTCTGCAAACAAGGACACTCCAAACGTAGAAAACGACAGGTATACGGCATGGATGGGCGTTTTGTGATCACAGATAAACATTTTACCACCAATTACCCATTTTCTGCCTCTGTGAAGCTCTCCACTGGTTGCTCGGGTATCCTGGTGTCACCAAAACACGTTCTGACCGCTGCTCACTGTGTTCACGATGGACAAGACTACCTGAAAGGAAGCAGGAGTCTCCGAGTGGGCATCATGAAGCTTAGCTCCAAACGCAGAAGAGGACGTCAACGAGGAGGCAAGAGGAGAggagaaaagataaaaaatggTGGAGTGGGAAATACAGAAGGAGATGTAGCCACTGAAGAACCTCTAGTTAAAAAAGGCAAGGAACACAGGAGAAAGAACCGTATTAGACGTGACACCAATCGGTCCAAACTTACAGAGACAGACTCTAAGCAACCATCATTGCGGTGGACTCGTGTCAAAGTAACACAAGTGCCAGCCGGCTGGATAAACAGAGTTCGTAATGAAGTCGCAGTCGACTACGATTACGCCCTACTGGAGCTGAAAAGACCCCATAAGACAAGGTACATGGAATTAGGCATCGTTCCTGCAGTAAAATACATCCCCGCTGGAAGAATCCACTTTTCTGGTTTTGATAATGATCAATCAGGGAAGGTGGTCTACCGTTTCTGTTCAGTCTTAGAGGAATCCAACGACCTACTGTACCAGTACTGTGATGCTACAAAGGGATCTAGTGGAGCAGGTGTGTATGTAAGGTTACAAGAGCCAAACAGAAAACGGGGAGAAAAAGGGAAGTGGAAGAGAAAAGTTATCGGTGTGTTTTCTGGACACCAGTGGGTGGATGTCAATGGAACACAGAAGGACTATAATGTGGCAGTTAGGATTACACCTCCAAAATATGCCCAGATATGCAACTGGATACATGGAGATGGCAGTCAGTGTAAACTGGTGTAA